A single window of Cetobacterium sp. 8H DNA harbors:
- a CDS encoding MoxR family ATPase, whose translation MERINTLKKEISKKVIGQKSMVEKILIGILTGNHILLEGLPGLAKSLTVNTIADTLGLSFSRIQFTPDLLPSDIVGTEMYNEKTGDFHVKRGPIFANIILADEINRAPAKVQSALLEAMQEKQVTIANETFKLDKPFIVLATQNPIEQDGTYPLPEAQQDRFLMKVKIEYPTWEEEMQILNLLTGESEFSDISIERIVSAQDLEEIKETIKKVYIDDKLKKYILDLVFKTREKSEYIACGASPRASISLVIASKASAFLDGRDFVMPEDIKKVIYDVLRHRLILTYEAEAEDKTVESIIDEILKTIILP comes from the coding sequence ATGGAAAGAATTAACACATTAAAAAAGGAGATTTCTAAAAAGGTCATTGGGCAAAAAAGTATGGTTGAAAAAATCTTAATAGGAATCCTTACAGGAAACCATATTCTTCTTGAGGGACTTCCAGGATTAGCAAAATCTTTAACTGTTAATACTATTGCGGATACATTGGGATTAAGTTTTTCTAGGATTCAATTTACTCCTGATTTATTGCCTAGTGATATTGTTGGAACAGAAATGTACAACGAAAAGACAGGGGATTTTCATGTTAAAAGAGGACCTATTTTTGCAAATATCATTTTAGCAGATGAGATAAATAGAGCTCCCGCTAAAGTTCAATCAGCTCTTCTTGAAGCTATGCAAGAAAAACAAGTAACAATAGCAAATGAGACATTCAAATTAGATAAGCCATTTATAGTACTTGCAACTCAAAATCCTATTGAACAAGATGGGACATATCCATTGCCAGAAGCTCAGCAAGACAGATTTTTAATGAAAGTAAAAATAGAATATCCTACTTGGGAAGAGGAGATGCAAATTTTAAATCTTTTAACAGGTGAATCTGAATTTTCAGATATATCTATAGAAAGAATAGTTTCAGCACAGGATTTAGAAGAGATTAAAGAGACTATAAAAAAGGTTTATATTGACGATAAATTGAAAAAATACATATTGGATCTTGTATTTAAGACAAGAGAAAAATCAGAATATATTGCTTGTGGGGCTTCGCCGAGAGCAAGTATAAGTTTAGTAATCGCCTCTAAAGCTTCTGCTTTTTTAGATGGTAGAGATTTTGTAATGCCAGAAGATATAAAAAAAGTTATATATGATGTTTTACGTCATAGACTTATTTTAACTTATGAAGCTGAAGCAGAGGATAAAACTGTAGAAAGTATAATAGATGAGATATTAAAAACTATAATTTTACCTTAG
- a CDS encoding DUF58 domain-containing protein, producing MENKKELLKKIRAIEIKATILSDNIFSGQYQSCLKGNGMEFSDIRRYAPGDDVKKIDWKVTAKQRKAYVKEFVEERELSVFLLVDISASNRFKEKLDLITELVGSLAFSANKNGDRVGALFFSDRVEKLIPLKKGRKHTLSVIENILTIEPKGKKTNINMILRYFGKIFKRRAVIFLISDFLDDGYEKEMKILGQRHELIPVRISDKKYESLPKGAIFTLEDSETEERIVIENYKDDIKIGPPSLPNGINIDVGEDYVKEISKFFNKGRMR from the coding sequence ATGGAGAATAAAAAAGAGCTTTTAAAAAAAATTAGAGCAATCGAAATAAAAGCTACTATATTATCGGATAATATTTTTTCAGGTCAATATCAGTCATGTTTAAAAGGTAATGGCATGGAATTTTCAGATATTAGAAGATATGCCCCTGGTGATGATGTTAAAAAAATTGATTGGAAAGTTACTGCTAAACAAAGAAAAGCTTATGTTAAAGAATTTGTTGAAGAAAGAGAACTGTCAGTATTTTTATTAGTTGATATATCTGCATCGAATAGATTTAAAGAAAAGCTAGATTTAATAACAGAGTTAGTTGGGAGTTTAGCTTTTAGTGCTAATAAAAATGGTGATCGAGTAGGAGCATTATTTTTTTCAGATAGAGTTGAAAAGTTAATTCCTTTAAAGAAAGGAAGAAAACATACTTTATCTGTCATAGAAAATATTTTAACTATAGAGCCGAAAGGTAAAAAAACAAATATAAATATGATTTTAAGATATTTTGGTAAAATCTTTAAAAGAAGAGCTGTCATATTTTTAATATCAGATTTTTTAGATGATGGATATGAAAAAGAGATGAAAATATTAGGGCAAAGACATGAGTTAATTCCTGTTAGAATATCAGATAAGAAGTATGAGTCATTGCCTAAGGGTGCTATATTTACTTTAGAAGATTCAGAAACAGAAGAACGAATAGTTATTGAAAACTATAAGGATGATATAAAAATAGGCCCCCCATCTTTACCAAATGGAATAAATATAGATGTTGGTGAAGATTATGTAAAAGAAATTTCTAAATTTTTTAATAAAGGAAGGATGAGATGA
- a CDS encoding VWA domain-containing protein, whose translation MLSFKMPYVLLVLPIIAYIFFRKKNSTAIKIPGIHNIKKYSKKTKKHLLGKIFLFLSLASMIIALARPQQISEGKMIKKNGIDIVIALDLSKSMEAKDFNPNRLEKSKELLNQFIDNRTDDRLSLVVFGGEAYTKVPLTFDHTVLKNMVSTITTDDITSNNRTAIGMGLGVALNRLKDSESKSKVIILMTDGENNSGEMSPIGAAKLAKDLGIKVYTIGIGAKELPIPGFFGTSYIKNNELDENLLKEIAITTDGKYFRASDQNEFQNIFKQINELEKSKIDSRNVYDTTEYFEPILKIALLFLMLGIFFEYFKYIRIP comes from the coding sequence ATGCTAAGCTTTAAAATGCCGTATGTTCTACTAGTTCTTCCAATTATAGCGTATATTTTTTTTAGAAAAAAAAATTCTACTGCTATAAAAATACCTGGAATTCATAACATTAAAAAGTATTCTAAGAAAACTAAAAAGCACCTTTTAGGTAAGATATTTTTATTTTTATCTTTAGCTAGTATGATAATTGCTTTAGCTAGACCTCAACAGATATCTGAAGGTAAAATGATAAAAAAGAATGGAATAGACATTGTAATCGCCTTAGATCTTTCAAAATCTATGGAAGCAAAAGACTTCAATCCAAATAGACTTGAAAAATCAAAAGAGCTGTTAAATCAATTTATAGATAATAGGACAGATGATAGACTTTCTCTTGTCGTATTTGGAGGAGAGGCATATACAAAAGTCCCTTTGACATTTGATCATACTGTTTTAAAAAATATGGTTTCTACAATAACTACAGATGACATTACTAGTAATAATCGAACTGCTATAGGGATGGGACTGGGTGTTGCTTTAAATAGATTAAAAGATTCTGAATCTAAATCTAAAGTTATAATATTAATGACAGATGGAGAAAATAACTCTGGTGAAATGAGCCCTATAGGTGCTGCAAAGCTTGCAAAAGATTTAGGAATCAAAGTTTATACTATAGGAATTGGAGCTAAAGAACTTCCTATTCCTGGATTTTTTGGTACTTCATACATTAAAAATAATGAATTAGATGAAAATTTATTAAAAGAAATAGCTATAACAACAGATGGAAAATACTTTAGAGCTAGTGATCAGAATGAATTCCAAAATATCTTTAAACAGATTAATGAATTGGAAAAAAGTAAAATAGATAGTAGAAATGTATATGACACTACCGAATACTTTGAACCAATTTTAAAAATAGCATTGCTTTTTCTTATGCTAGGAATATTTTTTGAATATTTTAAATACATTAGGATACCTTAG
- a CDS encoding VWA domain-containing protein, which produces MEFGNLNSKYYIIIPFIIIIFLIIGGVKRENILKKIGWKGDGIYTIIKIVLISLGSILIFIALLSPQKLKEKSKVEINGSDLYVLMDISKSMLAEDVYPNRLEISKKELKTILENLKGDRIGIIPFSDSAYVQMPLTDDYFMAISYIDAIDSKLTSGGGTDLLSALQLANNSFERTESKEKSVLIFSDGGEKSQEIIDYAKKNNIKVFIFGVGTDEGSVIPIDGGFIKDNNGDIVVSKINDKFLKELSKESNGDYYELNNLNSNYDKFLNDLNKLDKKSQREDEIKIYTKYYQYPLTLGIIFILFGYLIKRKVKEGEYV; this is translated from the coding sequence ATGGAATTTGGAAATTTAAATAGTAAATACTATATAATTATTCCTTTCATTATAATCATATTTTTAATTATAGGTGGAGTTAAAAGAGAAAATATACTTAAAAAAATTGGATGGAAGGGTGATGGAATCTATACTATCATTAAAATAGTATTAATTTCCCTTGGCTCAATTTTAATTTTTATAGCTCTTTTATCACCACAAAAATTAAAAGAAAAAAGTAAAGTTGAAATTAACGGAAGTGATTTATATGTTTTAATGGATATATCTAAATCTATGTTAGCTGAAGATGTATACCCAAATAGATTGGAAATTAGTAAAAAAGAGCTAAAAACAATTCTAGAAAATTTAAAAGGCGATCGAATAGGGATAATACCTTTTTCTGATAGTGCATATGTTCAAATGCCTTTAACTGATGATTACTTTATGGCAATTAGCTATATAGATGCTATTGATAGTAAGTTAACATCTGGTGGAGGAACGGACCTTTTAAGTGCATTACAATTGGCAAACAACTCTTTTGAAAGAACAGAATCCAAAGAGAAAAGTGTACTTATTTTTTCAGATGGAGGAGAAAAATCTCAAGAGATTATAGATTATGCTAAAAAAAATAATATAAAAGTTTTTATATTTGGTGTTGGGACAGATGAAGGGAGTGTAATCCCTATAGATGGTGGCTTTATAAAAGATAATAATGGAGATATTGTTGTATCAAAAATAAATGATAAATTTTTAAAAGAATTATCTAAAGAAAGTAACGGTGATTATTATGAACTTAATAATTTAAATAGTAATTACGATAAATTTTTAAATGATTTAAATAAACTAGATAAAAAATCTCAAAGAGAAGATGAGATAAAAATATATACAAAATACTATCAATATCCATTAACTTTAGGAATTATTTTCATACTATTTGGTTATTTAATTAAAAGAAAAGTTAAGGAGGGAGAATATGTTTAA
- a CDS encoding BatD family protein, producing the protein MKKFNLIIILLLFCKIALADLIVDTSNSSPTIYETFNLDIVFKDERRGDYKIEGLDNFMVISKGSNKSYSVINGKTTSSHTDIYKIKPKKIGEYTLKVITDSGIEKAIKINVLDDQKMDSSINNKFTIETKLPEKKYYFGEKIPFEESFISTVNISSFNQIKAPDFKDFSVKDITPYSNNSYVQQNTSFKGKSAIELILYKGILQANSSGEKTILSSEIKVGEPSRDFFYENSAYLGPKEIKIDIEPLPSGAPKDFTDIVGSLFSEVKWGNTSVNIGQALTLTLKLYGSGNLELLDKIYNENNQNFNIFESVKKYDENIAEGKYYNEKTFEIAFIPKQNGEQETPELKIPYFNTKNSKYEYLIIPSQKINVIGKNPAISDKEITQSEKRPIQKNIENISQDNKIKEVDIKLLEVESIPVKNIYKLVAFILGFISIVEFLIILNFVIKRKNANKRK; encoded by the coding sequence ATGAAAAAGTTTAACTTAATTATAATATTATTATTATTTTGTAAAATTGCATTAGCTGATTTGATAGTCGACACCTCGAATTCCTCTCCAACTATTTATGAAACGTTCAATCTAGATATAGTTTTTAAAGATGAACGTAGAGGAGATTATAAAATAGAGGGATTGGATAATTTTATGGTTATATCTAAAGGCTCAAATAAAAGTTATAGCGTTATCAATGGAAAAACGACATCTTCTCATACAGATATATATAAAATTAAACCTAAAAAAATTGGTGAATATACATTGAAAGTTATAACTGATTCTGGAATTGAAAAAGCTATTAAAATCAATGTTCTTGATGATCAAAAGATGGATTCATCTATAAATAATAAATTTACTATTGAAACTAAACTCCCAGAAAAAAAATATTATTTTGGAGAGAAAATTCCGTTTGAAGAAAGTTTTATAAGTACAGTAAATATTTCATCTTTTAATCAAATAAAGGCTCCTGATTTCAAAGATTTTTCTGTTAAAGATATTACACCATATTCAAATAATAGTTACGTTCAACAAAATACATCTTTCAAAGGCAAAAGTGCAATAGAATTAATTTTATACAAAGGAATTTTACAAGCTAATTCAAGTGGAGAAAAAACTATTCTATCAAGTGAAATTAAAGTTGGGGAACCAAGCAGAGACTTTTTTTATGAAAATTCAGCTTATTTAGGCCCTAAAGAAATAAAAATAGATATTGAACCCTTACCTTCTGGAGCACCTAAAGATTTTACTGACATAGTTGGATCATTATTTAGTGAAGTAAAATGGGGAAACACTTCGGTTAATATAGGACAAGCTTTGACACTTACGTTAAAATTATACGGTAGTGGTAATTTAGAACTTTTAGATAAAATATACAATGAAAATAATCAAAATTTTAATATTTTTGAAAGTGTAAAAAAATATGATGAAAATATAGCCGAAGGTAAATATTATAATGAAAAAACATTTGAAATAGCATTTATACCAAAACAAAATGGAGAACAAGAAACACCAGAGTTAAAGATACCTTACTTTAACACAAAAAATTCAAAGTATGAATATCTGATTATTCCATCTCAAAAAATAAATGTTATAGGTAAAAATCCAGCAATTTCTGATAAAGAAATTACTCAATCTGAAAAAAGACCTATACAAAAAAATATAGAAAATATATCGCAGGACAACAAAATTAAAGAAGTTGATATAAAATTACTTGAGGTTGAATCTATTCCAGTGAAAAATATTTATAAACTAGTAGCTTTTATTTTAGGTTTTATTTCAATAGTCGAATTTTTAATTATTTTAAACTTTGTAATTAAACGTAAAAACGCAAATAAGCGTAAATAA
- a CDS encoding NCS2 family permease: MKNIKPKNNSVLSAIDSYFKLSYYNTTVSTEITAGITTFMTMAYILIVQPLFMSAAGMDVRAVTIVTAILSALFSIVMGLYTNRPFAMAPAMGGNAFFAYTLVAGGVVDWQTAMGMVFLSGVGFLLLTIFGLRGLIVEAIPKNLKFAIGVAVGFFIAMVGFKNGQLMVINNGTISMGSISNPNTILALIGLFITIALVLNKVKGGVLIGIVVTTLLGIPFGITQIPESFFSLPPSIEPIFLKLNILGALKFGFLPLIFTFFVGDFFCTLGTLLGVSAQAGLLDENGNLPEVDKPFLVDSIATIVGALFGSTTITTFLESAAGVEEGGRTGLTAVSTGLCFIFTIFLTPIVYIIPSAATAPALIFIGILMMTSIKFIDMEDMTEFVPAVITIMFTVFTDNMATGMSMGIISHVIIKILTGRYRELNLPVLILTLPLLGYFILL, from the coding sequence ATGAAAAATATAAAACCAAAGAATAATAGTGTGCTAAGTGCTATCGATTCTTACTTTAAACTTAGCTATTATAATACAACTGTATCAACAGAGATTACAGCTGGAATAACAACATTTATGACAATGGCCTATATTCTTATTGTTCAACCTTTATTTATGAGTGCAGCCGGAATGGATGTTAGAGCCGTAACTATTGTTACAGCTATTCTATCAGCTTTATTCTCTATAGTGATGGGACTTTATACAAATAGACCTTTTGCCATGGCACCTGCAATGGGAGGAAATGCATTTTTTGCTTATACCTTAGTTGCTGGAGGAGTTGTTGATTGGCAAACAGCAATGGGAATGGTATTTTTATCTGGAGTTGGTTTTTTACTATTAACTATATTTGGTTTAAGAGGCCTAATTGTTGAAGCAATTCCAAAAAACTTAAAATTTGCTATAGGTGTAGCAGTAGGATTTTTTATAGCTATGGTTGGATTTAAAAACGGCCAATTAATGGTAATTAACAACGGGACTATTTCTATGGGAAGTATAAGCAATCCAAATACCATATTAGCTTTAATCGGACTTTTTATCACAATAGCTCTTGTTCTGAACAAAGTTAAAGGTGGTGTTTTAATCGGAATTGTGGTTACCACTCTTTTAGGTATTCCTTTTGGAATCACACAAATCCCTGAATCATTTTTTTCTTTGCCACCATCGATTGAACCAATATTTTTAAAGCTTAATATTTTAGGAGCTTTAAAATTTGGATTTTTACCATTGATTTTTACATTCTTTGTAGGAGATTTCTTTTGTACTCTTGGAACTCTTTTAGGAGTTTCTGCTCAAGCAGGATTACTAGACGAAAATGGAAATTTACCTGAAGTTGATAAACCTTTTTTAGTTGATTCTATAGCTACCATTGTTGGAGCGCTATTTGGTTCTACAACAATTACAACATTCTTAGAATCTGCTGCTGGAGTTGAAGAAGGTGGAAGAACAGGACTAACAGCTGTATCAACAGGACTATGCTTTATATTTACAATTTTCTTGACCCCAATTGTTTATATAATCCCGTCGGCAGCAACAGCACCTGCTTTAATATTTATAGGAATTTTAATGATGACAAGCATAAAGTTTATAGATATGGAAGATATGACTGAATTTGTTCCTGCAGTAATAACAATAATGTTTACAGTATTCACTGACAATATGGCAACAGGAATGAGTATGGGTATTATATCTCATGTAATTATCAAAATTTTAACTGGAAGATATAGAGAGTTAAATTTACCAGTATTAATTTTAACATTACCATTGTTAGGCTATTTTATACTTTTATAA
- a CDS encoding betaine/proline/choline family ABC transporter ATP-binding protein (Members of the family are the ATP-binding subunit of ABC transporters for substrates such as betaine, L-proline or other amino acids, choline, carnitine, etc. The substrate specificity is best determined from the substrate-binding subunit, rather than this subunit, as it interacts with the permease subunit and not with substrate directly.) produces MIEFRNVSKSYDKRTLILKNIDFKVKTGEFVVLIGESGCGKTTTMKLVNRLIDPTEGSVIIDGEDISKVNPIILRRRIGYVIQKEGLMPHMTIGENIEIVPKLLKWDEQKRKSRSYELLSLLNLDPEIYYKKYPHEVSGGQKQRVGIARALAVNPDIILMDEPFSALDPITRENIQDEVLKLQKELGKTIIFVTHDMDEAIKLGERIAFLKDGEILQFDTPDQILKNPASEYIEQFIGKDRIWKTPNKLLVSDIMTKQYWTIEKRSNISRAFNLLKTHDIDFLIVTEIEGGKHLEPLGIVFRKNLIHAMENGLSRVRDVMDKDFVTIDKDSNLLDVLNKMSSINAKVISVVDNNNHLTGVITNIGLLNAINKIAPTNSDESEVDTYE; encoded by the coding sequence ATGATCGAATTCAGAAATGTATCAAAATCTTATGATAAAAGAACACTTATATTAAAAAATATAGATTTTAAAGTTAAAACAGGAGAATTTGTTGTTTTGATAGGAGAATCTGGATGTGGTAAAACAACGACTATGAAGTTAGTTAACCGTCTTATAGATCCAACAGAAGGTAGTGTTATAATTGATGGTGAAGATATTTCAAAAGTTAATCCTATAATACTTAGACGTAGAATAGGCTATGTTATACAAAAAGAGGGTTTAATGCCACATATGACAATCGGAGAGAATATAGAGATTGTTCCAAAATTATTAAAATGGGATGAACAAAAAAGAAAAAGCAGAAGTTATGAACTACTTTCCCTTTTAAATCTTGATCCTGAAATATACTATAAAAAATATCCTCATGAAGTTTCAGGAGGACAAAAACAGAGAGTTGGAATTGCTAGAGCATTAGCTGTAAATCCGGATATCATTCTTATGGATGAACCATTTTCAGCTCTAGACCCAATTACTAGAGAAAACATTCAAGATGAAGTTTTAAAATTACAAAAAGAATTAGGAAAAACTATTATTTTTGTTACTCATGATATGGATGAGGCTATAAAATTAGGAGAACGAATAGCATTTTTAAAAGATGGTGAAATTTTACAATTTGATACGCCTGATCAAATCCTAAAAAATCCAGCTTCTGAGTATATAGAGCAATTTATTGGTAAAGATAGAATTTGGAAAACTCCAAATAAACTTTTAGTTTCAGATATAATGACAAAGCAATATTGGACTATTGAAAAACGAAGTAATATTTCAAGAGCTTTTAACTTATTAAAAACTCATGATATTGACTTTTTAATAGTTACAGAAATTGAAGGAGGAAAACATTTAGAGCCACTCGGAATTGTATTTAGAAAAAACTTAATACATGCTATGGAAAATGGGTTATCAAGAGTTAGAGATGTTATGGATAAGGACTTTGTAACTATAGATAAAGATAGTAATCTATTGGATGTTTTAAATAAAATGTCTAGTATCAATGCTAAAGTTATTTCAGTGGTAGATAATAATAATCATTTAACAGGTGTAATCACAAATATAGGACTTTTAAATGCAATAAATAAAATTGCACCTACTAATTCTGATGAGAGTGAGGTGGATACTTATGAATGA
- a CDS encoding glycine betaine ABC transporter substrate-binding protein — translation MNDFIRYFIEKIPEVKIALLQHIEITGLAVSLAILIGVPLGIVIIKNEKLSKVVLAIAGIFQTIPSLALFGLIIPVLGIGITPAVFVLFLYSLLPIITNTYIGIKGVDASIIQAAVGMGMTNFQVLLKVKLPIAVAIIMGGIRISAVATIGTATIAALIGAGGLGELIFRGISTSNNNLVLTGAIPTALLAFVINYILGVFEKALTPTGMLENSKEKKKNVIISKIVLVLIILGVGFRTYKNSVEKNIPTIIVGHKNYNEQRILGIMMAQIIESKTDYRVKMVELGTGTVIFEAIKNKDIDVYPEYTGVAYAAYLGKKEKADAKTVFDIIKQEYNANHDLDIRNPMGFQNTYAFAMKPETAEKYGIKNISDLKRYAGNMTLSGPHEFMEREDGLIGIQKTYNIKFKNILSMDQGLVINSLVSNKIEVALVYSTDGLIAKHNLLLLDDDLKFFPPYEVVTTMRKGYEKMKPDVILALDSMVNSLTEDEMQNLNLLSIEGKEPIEIIINKFLKEKHLID, via the coding sequence ATGAATGATTTTATTAGATATTTCATAGAAAAAATTCCTGAAGTTAAAATTGCACTGCTTCAGCATATAGAAATAACAGGATTAGCTGTATCACTAGCTATTTTAATAGGAGTTCCTTTAGGTATTGTTATTATAAAAAATGAAAAGCTATCTAAGGTAGTCTTGGCAATCGCTGGAATTTTCCAAACAATTCCCAGCTTAGCATTGTTTGGGCTAATTATTCCGGTTTTAGGAATTGGAATAACTCCTGCAGTTTTTGTTTTATTTTTGTATTCATTACTTCCTATAATAACAAATACATATATAGGAATAAAAGGTGTGGATGCTTCAATAATTCAAGCCGCTGTAGGAATGGGTATGACTAACTTTCAAGTTCTATTAAAAGTGAAACTTCCAATAGCCGTAGCCATTATAATGGGTGGAATAAGAATTTCTGCAGTTGCAACAATTGGAACTGCAACAATAGCAGCTCTTATTGGTGCTGGTGGACTAGGAGAGCTTATCTTTAGGGGAATATCAACTAGTAATAATAATTTAGTGTTAACGGGTGCTATCCCGACGGCACTATTAGCTTTCGTTATTAATTATATATTGGGAGTCTTTGAAAAAGCTTTGACACCAACAGGAATGCTAGAAAACTCTAAAGAAAAAAAGAAAAATGTTATAATTTCAAAAATTGTATTAGTTTTAATTATTTTAGGGGTTGGTTTTAGAACTTATAAGAATAGTGTTGAAAAAAATATACCTACTATTATCGTTGGACATAAAAACTATAACGAACAAAGAATTTTAGGTATTATGATGGCACAAATTATAGAGTCTAAAACTGATTACAGGGTAAAAATGGTTGAACTTGGAACTGGAACTGTTATATTTGAAGCCATTAAAAATAAAGATATTGATGTTTATCCTGAATATACCGGCGTTGCTTATGCTGCCTACTTAGGGAAAAAAGAAAAAGCTGATGCTAAAACTGTTTTTGATATTATAAAGCAAGAATACAATGCAAATCATGATCTAGATATAAGAAACCCTATGGGATTCCAAAATACTTATGCTTTTGCAATGAAACCAGAAACTGCTGAAAAATATGGAATAAAAAATATTAGTGATCTAAAAAGATATGCAGGAAATATGACTTTAAGTGGGCCTCACGAATTTATGGAAAGAGAGGATGGATTAATAGGAATTCAAAAAACATATAATATAAAATTTAAAAATATATTATCAATGGATCAAGGACTCGTAATAAATTCTCTTGTTTCAAATAAAATAGAAGTTGCACTTGTATATTCAACTGATGGTCTAATTGCTAAACATAATTTACTACTCTTAGATGACGATTTAAAGTTTTTTCCACCATATGAGGTTGTTACAACAATGAGAAAAGGTTATGAAAAAATGAAACCTGATGTTATATTAGCTTTAGATAGCATGGTAAATTCTTTGACTGAAGATGAAATGCAAAATTTAAACTTACTATCTATCGAAGGAAAAGAGCCGATTGAAATAATTATCAATAAATTTTTAAAAGAAAAACACTTAATAGATTAA
- a CDS encoding cation:proton antiporter, with product MYLIITFIFLIFLTFFSNFLGVLFEKIKLPSLIGMMVAGFILGPFGFDKTPELILKISPILKDTALVTVLFIGGLGIGFDQVKKIGRPAILLSIVPATLEGFAIAYLSTIFLNFSFVQGAILGFIIAAVSPAVLIPSMVKLIDKNIGQKKSIPQLLLVGASADDTIAITLFTTFLAIYFQKIEGIEFDLKSQLIVIPVSIIFSIFIGWAISLLGKYTYLKKDNHIIKIFLSFSCCLLLRFVENKYHFELYNSLLSIISFGFFIRFYDKNGYKDIQAGMNRIWKYGKIYLFTFVGMAINPALVGGYFLIGLTILFYSLSIRSIGVLLSLIGTDLTFKERLFCVIAYLPKATVQSAKAGIPLQMGVAGGEIMQAIAILSVLITAPLGAIGINSTYKELLKHS from the coding sequence ATGTATCTAATTATTACCTTTATTTTTTTAATTTTTTTGACATTTTTTTCTAATTTTTTAGGAGTATTATTTGAAAAGATAAAATTACCTTCTTTAATTGGAATGATGGTGGCAGGATTTATTTTAGGGCCATTTGGATTTGATAAGACACCAGAACTCATCTTGAAAATTTCACCAATATTAAAAGATACTGCACTTGTAACGGTACTTTTTATAGGAGGACTTGGAATTGGATTTGATCAAGTAAAAAAAATAGGAAGGCCTGCTATTTTACTGAGTATTGTTCCTGCTACTTTAGAAGGATTTGCAATAGCTTATCTTTCTACAATATTTTTAAATTTTTCATTCGTTCAAGGGGCTATTCTTGGCTTTATAATAGCTGCAGTAAGTCCTGCTGTGTTGATTCCATCTATGGTTAAGCTAATAGATAAAAATATTGGTCAAAAAAAATCTATTCCTCAGTTATTGCTTGTAGGAGCATCTGCAGATGATACTATAGCAATAACATTATTTACTACATTTTTAGCGATATATTTTCAAAAGATTGAAGGGATTGAATTTGATTTAAAGTCACAACTTATAGTTATCCCTGTATCTATTATTTTTAGTATTTTTATAGGATGGGCAATAAGTCTTTTAGGAAAATATACATACTTAAAAAAGGATAATCACATTATTAAAATATTTTTATCTTTTAGCTGTTGCTTATTATTAAGATTTGTTGAAAATAAATATCATTTTGAATTATACAACTCTTTATTGAGCATAATATCATTCGGATTTTTTATAAGATTTTATGATAAAAATGGATATAAAGATATACAAGCTGGGATGAACAGAATATGGAAATATGGAAAAATATACCTATTTACTTTTGTTGGTATGGCTATAAATCCAGCTTTAGTTGGAGGATACTTTTTAATAGGGTTAACAATTCTTTTTTATTCATTAAGCATCAGATCAATAGGTGTTCTTTTATCTTTAATTGGAACAGATTTAACTTTTAAAGAAAGATTATTTTGTGTTATAGCATATCTTCCAAAAGCGACTGTTCAATCAGCAAAAGCGGGAATACCATTGCAGATGGGTGTTGCCGGTGGTGAGATAATGCAAGCAATAGCTATTTTAAGTGTGCTTATAACAGCACCATTAGGAGCTATTGGGATAAATTCTACATATAAAGAATTATTAAAACATTCTTAA